The genomic segment aaaaaaGGACAcaagatgaatgtgcagggaaatgacatgaagtttaatagaatttgataaaaaatattgtacttttttatttaaaacgaCACGAATTTtgtaccttcctctttttaaattaggaacctgtttgccccaaaattatggttgtttagtaatgagctgtaAAGCaggagaagttgcctatatggaggtgacggcagaaattgatataaagattttacccgcccggagccgacccgaccagaagttgcgcgatcaattaaaaaaaaaagataacttcatatacttcggcctaaccttactctaattccatgtccttatgtatacatttgaactttatcTGGCAaaaaacacatatagctgaggtagaAAAATAGGGTtaaagaaagggtgggggaaacaatggagaactgcaatattgtcatttaattgacatataaatttagagcaagagtgaaggagtttctcttttgagaaaaaaaataaagaatgaaaaggaaaaacccacaaagctacccttcttccctttcctcccttcgcttttccttttctcctctcttttttctcttcttttttttctttttggggacgtttttttttggggggcgaccgcccccaccgccccccctggctacaCGCCTGGCCTGTCATGATCCATATTTATACAAGATATATCTTCTTGATTAGCAGCAGGAGATCGCTTGACATCTAGTCCCGCATCAAGTGGACTGGTATTTTGTTCCAATTGCCGTTTAGTCAAACACTTGCTCTGATATTCAGATATTCACGTGGGCTAAAAGTCATGGATTCTATATAAATGCCCTGATGGTCTATTTTCTACTCATCTACTTATGTTTTCGCACTTCTTCAACTAAGAGTTTAATTCATAAAcaaattatacagtgcgtatcaaaaaaagtttacactttgaaaaacccctgataaaaaaaaatatacaacatgtgggtatgtttttcacatataatattgggtttgggtctcatctatccaatgaaagtaaaagttttgacaaaatGTTACACTTAAgagagcactgtccatttttgtaaagctcgcagaaatctgtttgcgcagaaatgctcgttttcacgctgtatcaaggggaaagggtgaaatcaaacttaccctgcgaaacatttctcatacatttcccttgcacttttagtcaattgtaataaaacggatacattcaagcattttgtaacaattttgccacccaaattgaaatttcaacacttagtaagcacaacctttaccctttttgtgccagctggatctgaggacataactgaatctgaacaaacgtttatatcagacatctccagcattttttcactaagtttttatcatttaaagtgggtttacattatattttttatttaatacttgtttttcTACACTTTTTCTAAGCTTGAAAacgattaacaaaatgaaaatcaagcctaagcaatttcatgtaaatcacagctcagtgtaaagcaaatatcgtcacgatggcctcggtgtgtggggaagtggggtggggcgcaatgcactcttcgaagtgttttgggcaaggaaacgaGTTacaaaaggtaaaagatatcttcaaatcaattttactagctaaattccatgtgttcttcattattatggtctacttttattctcataactatttcaaagttctgcgcaaattttttttcactaacttttcaaaagtaagtggtgcccactcaagcggaaatattttttgacagttatatcgtcatttgcttaaatggatctgtaccaatgttaaaatgtggaaaaatcttcaggatattacaaatgtataattttatgggatttttctaagtgtaaactttttttgatacgcactgtataatcatTATAGACCAAATGTATTAAACCAAATGGATGTCAGACGATGTGGATATCAGGGAGTTGGAACCCCCTGTGGATATAACCTATAACTGTAACGAAAATGTGGTAAATTGGATAAGTGGCCATTGGATCAATAAGTGGTTGTAGACAAATTAGGATAATACAATTTAAGAGGGGATCAACAGAAAATAGCCAAAATGGTTGTATGGACCAAGAGataattaatgaatgaaaatatgaatgattctAGGTTTAGTCATACTCGAAATAAATGGGGATCCATTGATCAATGTGCCCAATACCATTCGCATAAATCCATGAAGATAAATTTGGAGTAATGACAAGATATTGTCAGGCCAACAGTACCCATCATTTGGGGCTTTCTTCGTCAAACTTGTCTTGAAGTTCTTAAACTTAATTGCCACGCCACAAATAGTGCAAATTTGAAAGTTTTTTATGACAAGATGTAGATTAAAGAAATAGACTTCCCTGATTGCTAGCTGTAGTAACATCAGATACTCTTTATTGTCGCATTTCATAAGTTGGGTATGCAAAAAGGGTGGCGTATGAACAATTTTCCACACGGTGCCATGGATAAATTGTTGCTACATCACAGCATCTTGACCAAATTTATTGAGTAATATGTCATTTTGAAGCTAGAACTATAGGCTAAATATATTACTATGAATTAGATCAATACAATGTCAGGAACAAAAACTATAGCACATTAAGTTTGAAGTAACAGGGTGGCGGAGCCGGTGGATGCggtaaattataaaatattaatgAAGCCTAATTAACAACTTACTATAATATGTAATATGACTGTTATCCTCATATTTCTGGGCGTTTTAAAGCAGGGAACAACTAAATgtcataaaaatttgacaattttgaaaatatgcagcAATGGAATACATGTGTATGTCAGCTCTGATCTGCAACCTAATCAATTAGTAAACCGGAGAGATTTGGTTAATTATCTAATTTGTAATCTtgatttttagtacaaatgttgtGTATCATTGCAACAAATATTTCTACCCATGATGTCATTTTGCCAAGCATATAAATACAGTGACAGGTATTTTTGgggcaaaaatgtgaaattaaataCTGTTAATTAATTAGTATAATTTATGCATACAATAATAGATAATTATGCGATTTTTGGTACAGATTTAATTATTGATGTTTCAAGATTATAACTGCAATTTACTAGGGTGATCCAATGTTGCATTAACTTTTGACACCATTTTATGTGCAGCAGGTCTAATTTgagaaaaacacatttcaaaattcacatttacaTTGACGTCTATGTAATAATTAGCTGTTAATTAGtaattttaaggaaaaataaaggTATTCGAGACTTCAAACTTTTCCATTATTTAGAGAATGGTAATAGCTATaacaattcaaaaaataaaatttttgaccatttttacccTGTTCGCGAAATTGGACCACCTTATGACATGCGACCATATAGCTagtaaaatgcaaaattttggtgaaaatatacatttaatttctaacaaaatatctttaaaaaaaatgcccaaaaaATTTCCTATATGCACTTtacttgttttttaattatgtaattcTTTTTTTCCGATCAGTTagatcataaataaataaaataaatgcatttaaaccaacaaaagtataATAAACTatcatgaatttatttatttattttatttatttatttctgatattttgacagggtatGATGTttgattgagaaaaaaaacaatttgcattgacttagTACACGgaatcacattaaaaaacaattttgggtctgacatgcacttaccaaaTGTCaggtaattttggaaccgcgtacccgccgggcgcgaaattatttttcccaccgcagtTCCGGAccccaatatgaatattcatgaattgcgtcttcggaataagagtacgcatgcgcgtttGACTTCACTTTACAAAATTGGGGTCGTTTTGGGTTGTTCATGTTCCATGTATGCCATGAATGAATCAGCACTCTCAAATTTTCGGTACCCTTATAGGCTTCAACaaatccaattcttaaacacttatcaaattgcCATTATTGACCAGACAAAATGCTAGGCTAGGCAAGGCTGGCGAGGCTAGGCTAGGGCATTAACTTGACTAATATGGACCTGTCTAATATGCCTGCAGTCGAATAATGCCATGGTTAattgagaattggttaaaaaatataggtaaaagacagtagatCTCGTTGCAGCAAGCAATTAGACTTTCTATTTCATAAGAAAGTCTTTTGAAACAAGACTAAGAGACTAAGTACCAAGCTCATTGGTCTAACGTAAGTCTAGATGTACAACCGATGACTCAATAAGTCAAATCTACAAGTtactaatgtttttttttatctttccctCTTTAGCAACGGCAAGTATGTTCTCCCAGCCAACATCTAACAGGACGGATGATGGTAAGAATCTGTTTTAAACGGCAGTTGCTAGCATGCCACATATCTATATCTTTAGGCGGATGATGCACATTGCCCTGGGAAGGGCTGTGCTGGGGGTgatgcgtgtattattttccataggcagcaccccaagAAATTGAGAttataacttatttttttactaaTATCTACGCATGCGGCTTTATTGTGAAAATGATATTGTTTTAAATTaattcacagaaaatggtccGGTGAAAAGTCGTCTCGGAATTTCAGTAGGCGGAAAAATCGCAATCATCGTCTCCATTTTTGTTATCGGCGCCATATTTTGCGGTGGTCTCTTTTTGCGGAAACGGCAGAAAGAAGATGATAATGGAGATGAAACATCTATGGGGTAAGAACAACTTCAAatcattcttattttgaaaagaatgcaaatttttgtgagAATAATTACTAACCAAATCAAACACTATAATGAGAAAACGTAGAATATCACAATTTCACTTTCACCATTTACTTTTCATTTATCACTTTAGCtcagaaaaatataacttttacTTAATCGACATTTCCAGCACACGTCTAtgattattatatgaataatACTGAAATTAGCATGCCACTGGACACATATGTCCATTTTATGGATTAGCACTTTTAAAAGTTCTTATTACAATACTTTTTGCACCATGCTATATGAGTATATAAGCAATTTATTTCTAAAACGAAACTTTTCGcaacaattgtttttttaatatgattttaaatGAGCCATTTCTTTTCAGATTAATGCACTAACCTGCTActattcatttttcatgcacCTCATAGTTGCACATTCAGGTCATGTGATGCCGGTGATGATCAGTGTTGTCGAATAAAACGTGTTATTCAAGGCAAGTATTGCTTTTAAATGCAAGACCGGACGGTGGTGGCGCTGCAGAGAAGGGGAAACCAATCCTCGTTATGATTACAAAGTTATCTGAGAAGAGAAAATAATGAGACgcttttaattattttccttAGAAGATaagagtgaattttttttttaaaatttgtcaCAACAGTAAGCCCAAATAGTTGTCATAATGTGTTCATCTGTTCTACACTACGATAATGGTGAGGAAAAGGGGTGCGAGtcaatttaatattttctttttaaaacgcaaatattttatatcatgtatatagttGGTTGTTTGTTTCCCTTTATGTGGAAAGGCATTGGAGTAGACCTCCAAGTACTCCAACCTATACATATTGAGTATTTATAGTGTatacggggatgtgccgctaagaacgtttattttttttaatcaagaaaaGGGGTTTCCTTTCACAAAAAGTACTTAAATATTGGCTCGTTCAAATTAATAAGTTATCATGATAACTTGAATATATAACGATTACTTAACGCAAACCTACATGGAAGTCGGCATGTGATTGTAAAAGAAATGTCTATGTGAATGATCATTAAGGGTTGTAAAATCCCATTTCAATCATAGGAGTCTTTGCCAGCTGTGCTCTTTCAACACCAAAGGAGAGTCCCATGGACCTAGAAGATCAGAAACCCACAATCCAGAAGGAACGTCAAGATTCCATCAACCTTTCTGGATCCCTTATCCTACAGAAGTCATCGAAAATGAATACGAATGTAGCATAAAGACGGAACATCCTGTGACCACAGATTCGCCGGTGATAATCCGACAAAATCAATCTTCTCCCTCCGACTTGACAAGTTTCCGTTCTCCAAATTCTACCAGTGACGCCCCAAGTCAGGAAGCTTCAGGTGTGGAGGAAAATTACCAGTCCATCTCCGACTCGACGATTTCTATCACGAATGCTTATCCGTCAATGCAGGCTAGACCAGGGTTAGTTGAGACAAGCGCTCACTTGCGTTCTGTAAACGCTCGACCCCTCCCTGACCGACCAGTAAGCGAAGATCGTCCTTACGCTGAACTTGACACCGAGGATGACCGTGCGAATGAATTTCCACCTACCAGGGAAGAACAAAGCTATCACGATCCTCTATCTCTGTGGGCAAGTGATCCGAATCTTTTCAGAAGATCATCTGTTGTTGGACCCCATCCAAATGAGGTTCCTCCCTTAACAGTAGGTGTCGATGATTGTGCCCGGGTGGTCCAACCTGGACCTGAGCGAAATGGAATTCCCGATGAGGTGATTTCTGAAGGTTCAGTTGATAATCATAGTACACATGAGTATGAATATGCATCCATCCCAGGCGATCATTCTATGATAAGGTCTCTAAGGGGGAGAGGGGCTCAGAGTCAATTATCATGCTCTGACAAGAAGTACTACTCAATCCAAGGCCCTCTTCTTCAAGGTGAAAGCAAGGATGTCCAGGCTGGTGAACATCGTTATCCTCTAACAGGAGAACCGCCATCACAAGGTCCATATTATTATGGATTGGAACCTGATGGTATGATTCAAAATCCATTGTACAAATCCCTGGAATCTTTTTTTATAGTTTCATCACTTTCCTAACCATGCTTTAACTGATCGTTatgatacttttttttcaaactagaGACGCTGAAAATGTCCGTAAATACTGAAGTAAAACAGAgtaaataaatttgttttttaaggGGCGTCATCGGGGTATTTTGAAGGGGGGGCAAGACGATTATTTTCATTGGGTAATTTTAATTAGTATTAATTTTCCGGGGCTTCATGCAAAATTCATGCACGAAATCACAATTTCtggtctaaattaaaaaaaaaaattatacggTATCAAAAATCTTTTATGTCCTTTGCTCacactgtaaaaattgaaatgactgaaatacaaaaattttcGTTATTTATCACTGCATTGTTATGCACGCTTAAATAACTATATGATAAAGCTTTATTTTCAATACTACATTCATGACATTGGTGTAATAAAATTAAGACGGATATATATTAATTTGTGAAGCTGATTGGAGTACTATATGCAACCTTCTTTGGATTCTCGTAGTGCATCTCATGTTTCAATGATCCAagatatttatttagaaatgtATAAGTTGATGTTTGGAGATATATGCATCCGAAGAAAAAGATCCGTGGAGCCGAATTCTCTATGGTGTCTACTTTGAATTAAATCATTGGTTAGTGTCAACGACGACCGTACTGATATACGGCCAGCACTCAAATGCGACCATAAAACTTTTGCTAAAATTGGAATTCGGTGGTGTAAGAATAGAGATTCCAGCTTCACCAGGTTTGTTACAaggttttcattatttttttaaacggatatttatatttttgttatcatcttGTTCAGAATGCCTTCTTGGTAAAACTTTAGCTTATGAAATCTATACTCAATAAAATGTTACATGGTTGATCATGTTTGACAATGTCTTTCTTATTCACATTCTTGATCAGAATGAGATCTATTTCGAAGGTAATTTTTATAGCACTACCTCActtgtattattcattttacatgttatctatatatatttatgtaaaaaGAGCAAAGGTAGTTctaatcataattatgtacatatcTAATTCAACGattgaatgaatatatgtattcaCCTCCTCGATGTGATGATcctatttacatatttatattcttgcattaaatatatatatatatatatatatatatatatatatattcttacaGCATTTGTTTGTGATTGATTTACCAgtgtaaaattaaaaataataacaaaagagGTAAGAAAGAAAACATCTTTTTGATACAATTTAATTTCTTTCCTCAATTAAATAATACTAAAAaactacaattaaaacataaaaaataatttttaaaaatagctttaaaaattattgaaaatgtggTACATACTTATAGTGGGTTATAGGGTgattttgtatgataaaatcaCCCActgtcataatgatgatgattgataataataataacattcttatttttttttataattgtatGCATGCATACTCCACgtttcacaaaataatattgtacagtatgtgatatgaatttataaTCTAGCAACAACATCGGGGAAGGCGCCAGGGTTTTATGATAGTGAAGGAAGACGACCTATTAAGATGTAATAAGTTATATAACACAGATGTACCATGTTTCCCTTgtctttctatcattttttatcttttttaactttctttttaACGCGCTAACACCAACAGAAAAAAAGCATTGGGTAGCCCCACGTTGTCGCGCCTTCCCCCTGTAGCTGTGAAatgcatttatgaaaaaaatgatatattgttaGTTTACAAATGTTACTATGTAATGTTTCaatcccctctccctctctctctctctctttctctctctttatacaCAATTTATACCTATTTGATATATTACCCTAGTAAATAAACTCTTCACGTGAATTATAGTGTAAATTTTAGTCATGAATATATTTATCTAATTGACTGATTAATATGTTGAATTGCAGGGGCCTTGTGTAGCTCTTGTAGTGGATAATGTATATCAGCATGTTTAatgtaataaataacattttgtttCTTATAAATTTCAAACGTGTGATAATGTGACTTGCTATGTTTTCATATTAGAAGTTTAATTTTGGTGggaataaaaatgatatgattcAAATGATTAAagtaataaattaattaatcataTTAATTCATACACgacaaaagaatgaagaaaaaataataagtcaGAAACTCCGTTTTTACATTAGTTCATTGAAAGAAAAGttaaataattcatgaaaaaatagaaaaaaatgtaaaagaaactAAAAGACATCGCGTGAAGGTGATGCAAAAGTCGTGAGTGAATTGTAATGTTTAAATAGTTGaagaattaatttaaaaaaaatgaatatcattaaaatatagaaaagagaCATTATGAGAGTTGTACAGTAAGATAAACAGAATTAATAGGACGTTATGTGTTTAAAGCATTTGAGTCAAACATTCAAAATGACGAGAGTTGCCGTAATGAATGAATGGAAGTAGATTTTAAGAGGCAAATTTACGAAGAGTATGGGAATGAGTCTGCGTGAAgaaatagtagaagtatagAAAGACAAAATGATGAGATAAAGTTATTTAATCTTTAGGTACAGATACGGGTCTAAACTAATTTGTACTGGAAAAAGACGAAGTCCATCATGATTATGAAATTccctcagaattttttttatcggAATTCATAGACACACTACAGAAACTAGTGATTCACCCTTAAAAGGCACTTCAGACCTTTT from the Lytechinus pictus isolate F3 Inbred chromosome 1, Lp3.0, whole genome shotgun sequence genome contains:
- the LOC135155633 gene encoding uncharacterized protein LOC135155633 isoform X1 — translated: MFSQPTSNRTDDENGPVKSRLGISVGGKIAIIVSIFVIGAIFCGGLFLRKRQKEDDNGDETSMGSLCQLCSFNTKGESHGPRRSETHNPEGTSRFHQPFWIPYPTEVIENEYECSIKTEHPVTTDSPVIIRQNQSSPSDLTSFRSPNSTSDAPSQEASGVEENYQSISDSTISITNAYPSMQARPGLVETSAHLRSVNARPLPDRPVSEDRPYAELDTEDDRANEFPPTREEQSYHDPLSLWASDPNLFRRSSVVGPHPNEVPPLTVGVDDCARVVQPGPERNGIPDEVISEGSVDNHSTHEYEYASIPGDHSMIRSLRGRGAQSQLSCSDKKYYSIQGPLLQGESKDVQAGEHRYPLTGEPPSQGPYYYGLEPDGMIQNPLYKSLESFFIVSSLS
- the LOC135155633 gene encoding uncharacterized protein LOC135155633 isoform X2, with amino-acid sequence MFSQPTSNRTDDENGPVKSRLGISVGGKIAIIVSIFVIGAIFCGGLFLRKRQKEDDNGDETSMGCTFRSCDAGDDQCCRIKRVIQGVFASCALSTPKESPMDLEDQKPTIQKERQDSINLSGSLILQKSSKMNTNVA